Proteins from a genomic interval of Quercus robur chromosome 9, dhQueRobu3.1, whole genome shotgun sequence:
- the LOC126700023 gene encoding heavy metal-associated isoprenylated plant protein 31 isoform X1: protein MLVLQMVEVRVPNLDCEGCATKLKKALFKLKGVEDVEVEMETQKITVRGYALEEKKVLKAIKRAGKAVEPWPFPGYSHFASFYKYPTYIVNHYYDTYKNEATTGVHTFFQTPAVYSVAVASDEAIASLFSDDNAHACTIM from the exons ATGTTGGTTTTGCAGATGGTGGAGGTGAGAGTTCCGAACCTTGACTGTGAGGGATGTGCTACTAAGTTGAAGAAAGCTCTCTTCAAGCTCAAAG GAGTAGAAGATGTAGAAGTAGAAATGGAGACACAAAAGATTACAGTGAGAGGATATGCCTTGGAGGAAAAAAAGGTTCTTAAAGCAATCAAGAGAGCTGGAAAAGCAGTGGAGCCATGGCCATTCCCTGGATACTCTCATTTTGCCTCATTTTACAAATACCCAACTTACATTGTTAACCATTATTATGACACATACAAAAATGAAGCTACCACAGGCGTACACACTTTCTTCCAAACCCCTGCTGTTTATTCAGTCGCCGTCGCATCCGATGAAGCTATTGCTTCACTCTTTAGCGATGACAATGCGCATGCTTGTACAATCATGTGA
- the LOC126700023 gene encoding heavy metal-associated isoprenylated plant protein 31 isoform X2 has protein sequence MSAMVEVRVPNLDCEGCATKLKKALFKLKGVEDVEVEMETQKITVRGYALEEKKVLKAIKRAGKAVEPWPFPGYSHFASFYKYPTYIVNHYYDTYKNEATTGVHTFFQTPAVYSVAVASDEAIASLFSDDNAHACTIM, from the exons ATGTCTGCa ATGGTGGAGGTGAGAGTTCCGAACCTTGACTGTGAGGGATGTGCTACTAAGTTGAAGAAAGCTCTCTTCAAGCTCAAAG GAGTAGAAGATGTAGAAGTAGAAATGGAGACACAAAAGATTACAGTGAGAGGATATGCCTTGGAGGAAAAAAAGGTTCTTAAAGCAATCAAGAGAGCTGGAAAAGCAGTGGAGCCATGGCCATTCCCTGGATACTCTCATTTTGCCTCATTTTACAAATACCCAACTTACATTGTTAACCATTATTATGACACATACAAAAATGAAGCTACCACAGGCGTACACACTTTCTTCCAAACCCCTGCTGTTTATTCAGTCGCCGTCGCATCCGATGAAGCTATTGCTTCACTCTTTAGCGATGACAATGCGCATGCTTGTACAATCATGTGA
- the LOC126700755 gene encoding receptor-like protein EIX2 encodes MDNSSATRVFFLIWFFAATFSFCKVNSNISCNEKEKQALLNLKRGLTDPWNALSSWSDQEDCCKWAGVHCDNKTARVTKLQLGNLNLNGEISPSLLELEHLNYLDLSISNFNCNRIPSFLSSMGSMRHLNLASAGFCGLIPHQLGNLSDLRYLNLGYNFGLYVHNLHWMSSLSSMKYLDMSSVNLSSALDWLQIMSRLSSLSELYLPNCHLDSLNPSLGFVNFTSLLVLDLSVNLFIHEIPSWFSNISSTLLELDLSSNALKGEIPCGFSNFQNLKHLVLGVNYLTGKIPESFGQLKHLTVLDLNLNSFTGPIPSSLGNLSYMWKLILEGNRLNGTLPKSLGLLSNLKHLFIGNNSLTGTVDEVFFTKLPKLKYLDLSRTPLFFNVNSNWVPPFQLIYAHMSSCKVGPNFPAWLQTQRSLKVLLMSMSGISDKAPSWFWNWTSNIDFVNLSANNIEGDVPNFLVNSTVLDLSSNHLKGQLPRLSANVRVLDVANNLFSGPISTFLCQKTNRKNKLQVLDASNNLLSGELSHCWWYWQYLIHLNLGSNHLSSRIPNSMGSLVALKALRLPNNSIYGDIPSSLQKCSNLGLLDMGENHLSMTIPLWIGEMKSLIILRLRSNGLKGHIPLQTCQLSSLRVLDLANNSLSGPIPKCLNSINSMAMPHVENYETMEYLENAGIYFESLMLVPKGEELRYEENLEFVSIIDLSSNNLSGSIPNEISVLSQLIFLNLSRNHLTGKIPEKIGTMKELESIDLSRNYLSGEIPPSMSNLTFLSYLDLSYNNFSGRIPSSTQLQSFDALRYTGNPELCGAPLKTNCRKEQESDGDTPVGKAGVTPVGKAEDDSETSWFYSGLGVGFAVGFWGVCAAPFFKNTWTSFWSVNDMNDQPM; translated from the coding sequence ATGGATAACTCTTCTGCAACTCGTGTGTTTTTCTTAATATGGTTCTTTGCAGCGACGTTCAGCTTCTGCAAAGTAAACTCAAATATCTCTTGcaatgaaaaagagaaacaagCACTTCTGAACCTCAAACGAGGTCTCACTGATCCTTGGAACGCACTCTCATCCTGGTCTGACCAAGAAGATTGCTGTAAATGGGCAGGAGTTCACTGCGACAACAAAACTGCTCGAGTCACAAAGCTACAGCTCGGTAATCTCAACTTAAATGGTGAGATTAGTCCTTCATTGCTTGAATTGGAACATTTGAATTACCTGGACTTGAGCATTAGTAACTTTAACTGTAATCGTATTCCAAGTTTCCTTAGTTCAATGGGCAGTATGAGACATCTGAACCTTGCTTCCGCTGGATTTTGTGGACTGATTCCACACCAGCTTGGAAATCTTTCAGATCTTCGTTATCTGAATCTAGGATATAATTTTGGCCTTTATGTGCATAACCTTCATTGGATGTCTAGTCTCTCTTCCATGAAATACCTTGACATGTCCTCTGTCAACCTTTCTTCAGCACTAGATTGGCTTCAAATAATGAGTAGGCTCTCATCTCTTTCGGAGCTATACTTGCCAAATTGTCATCTTGATAGCCTCAATCCATCTCTTGGATTTGTCAATTTTACATCTCTTCTAGTCCTTGATCTTTCCGTAAATCTTTTCATTCATGAGATACCTAGTTGGTTTTCTAATATTAGTTCAACCCTCTTAGAGCTTGACTTGAGCAGCAATGCACTGAAGGGCGAGATACCGTGCGgtttttcgaattttcaaaacttaaaacATCTTGTCTTGGGGGTAAATTATCTAACTGGAAAAATTCCAGAGTCATTTGGGCAACTTAAGCATCTAACAGTACTTGATCTCAATCTTAATTCTTTTACTGGTCCTATTCCTTCATCCCTTGGGAATTTATCTTATATGTGGAAGTTAATCCTTGAAGGTAATCGGTTGAATGGTACTCTCCCAAAAAGTCTTGGGCTTCTCTCAAATTTAAAGCACTTGTTTATCGGAAATAATTCCTTAACAGGCACAGTAGATGAAGTGTTTTTTACCAAACTCCCGAAATTAAAGTACCTAGACCTGTCTCGAACACCTTTGTTCTTCAATGTGAATTCCAATTGGGTTCCACCTTTTCAACTTATATATGCCCACATGAGCTCTTGCAAGGTAGGACCTAACTTTCCTGCATGGCTACAAACACAAAGATCTCTCAAGGTTTTATTAATGTCCATGTCAGGAATTTCGGACAAGGCTCCGAGTTGGTTTTGGAATTGGACTTCAAACATTGACTTCGTCAATCTCTCTGCCAATAACATAGAAGGCGACGTACCAAATTTTTTGGTGAATTCTACCGTCTTAGATCTTAGTTCTAATCACTTGAAAGGTCAGCTGCCTCGTTTGTCTGCAAATGTCAGAGTGCTTGATGTAGCTAACAACTTATTTTCTGGACCCATTTCCACTTTCCTGTGTCAAAAGactaatagaaaaaataagttacaaGTTTTAGATGCATCAAACAATCTTTTGTCAGGAGAACTTTCTCATTGCTGGTGGTATTGGCAGTATTTGATCCATTTAAACTTGGGGAGCAATCATTTGTCAAGTAGAATTCCTAACTCGATGGGGTCTTTAGTTGCACTCAAAGCATTGCGATTACCCAACAATAGCATTTATGGGGATATTCCTTCATCATTACAAAAGTGCTCAAATTTGGGACTTCTTGATATGGGTGAAAATCATTTGTCAATGACCATACCACTTTGGATTGGAGAAATGAAAAGTCTTATTATTCTCCGTCTAAGATCTAATGGGTTGAAAGGGCATATACCTCTACAGACATGCCAACTTTCTTCTCTTAGAGTATTGGATCTTGCAAATAATAGCCTATCAGGACCCATACCAAAGTGTTTGAATTCTATCAATTCCATGGCAATGCCCCATGTTGAAAACTATGAAACTATGGAGTATTTGGAAAATGCAGGCATCTACTTCGAGAGTCTCATGTTAGTTCCCAAGGGGGAGGAATTAAGGTATGAAGAGAACCTTGAATTTGTTAGCATCATTGACCTTTCAAGTAATAACTTGTCAGGATCAATCCCTAATGAAATTTCAGTTCTTtcccaattgatttttttgaactTATCTCGAAACCATTTGACGGGGAAGATACCAGAAAAAATTGGGACCATGAAAGAGTTAGAGTCTATTGATCTCTCAAGAAATTATTTATCGGGTGAAATTCCTCCAAGCATGTCTAATTTGACATTTCTTAGTTACTTGGACTTGTCATACAACAACTTCTCAGGTAGAATTCCTTCAAGCACCCAACTTCAGAGCTTTGATGCACTTCGCTACACTGGAAATCCTGAACTTTGTGGTGCTCCTCTCAAAACAAACTGCAGAAAAGAGCAAGAATCTGATGGTGATACTCCTGTGGGCAAAGCTGGTGTGACTCCTGTGGGCAAAGCTGAAGATGACTCTGAAACATCATGGTTTTACAGTGGCTTGGGGGTTGGATTTGCTGTAGGTTTTTGGGGAGTTTGTGCTGCTCCTTTCTTCAAAAATACTTGGACTTCTTTCTGGTCTGTCAATGACATGAATGATCAGCCTATGTAA